Genomic DNA from Streptomyces sp. NBC_01571:
GTATTTAGCTTAACTCATTACTCTCGCTAAAGAGCATCGGGGTGCCCGTGACACGGACCACTGAATCCCTTGCGTCACTCATACGAGTGAGTCCCGTGCGGAAAGTGACCCGCTCCGCGGCGAAGTCCGGCGACCCTCGACTCCATGGGGACCAGTGTGCTCAGCCTGCGGATAGACGGGGAGCTGCTCGACCGGCTCCGAGACCATGCCGCCAAACGCGGAATGAGCGTCCAGGACTATGTCGTCCGGACGCTCATTCGCGATGACTTCGACGAGCGGTTCCAGACCGCCGTCGACGAGACGGAGAAGTTCTACGGGGTCACGTGAGCCCGGGAGACACCGGGAGTCCCCGAGGGACGGGGACGCGTGACCCCGCCCGTCAGGTGAGGCCGAGGGCCGGCATCAGGTAGTAGAAGGCGAACACCGCCGACACCAAGTACATCGCGACCGGGATGTCGCGGCCCCGGCCCGCCGCCAGGCGCAGCACCACGAAGGTGATGAAGCCCATGCCGATGCCGTTCGTGATCGAGTAGGTGAACGGCATCATCACCATGGTCACGAAGGCCGGGATCGCGATCGTGTGGTCGGCCCAGTCGATCTCGCGGACCGAGCCGGACAGGATCAGGAAGCCGACCGCGAGCAGCGCGGGGGTGGCGGCCTGGGACGGGACCATCGTGGCGATGGGGGTCAGGAAGAGCGCCACGGCGAAGAGCGCGCCGGTGACGACGTTCGCGAAACCGGTGCGCGCGCCCTCGCCGACGCCCGCCGTGGACTCCACGAAGCAGGTGGTGGCCGAGGAGGAGCTGGCGCCGCCCGCGGCGACCGCGATGCCGTCGACGAAGAGGACCTTGTTGATGCCGGGCATGTTGCCCTGCGCGTCGGTCAGCTTGGCCTCGTCGCTGACGCCCATGATCGTGCCCATCGCGTCGAAGAAGCACGACAGCAGCACGGTGAAGACGAAGAGGATGCCCGTCAGCACGCCGACCTTGTCGAAACCGCCGAAGAGGCTGACCTTGCCGACGAGCCCGAAGTCCGGGGTGGCGACCGGGTTGCCCGGCCACTTCGGGGTGGTCAGCCCCCAGGACGGGATCGTGGCGACGGCGTTGACGATCACCGCGAGCACCGTCATGGTGACGATCGAGATGAGGATCGCGCCCGGCACCTTGCGCACGATCAGCGCGAGGGTGAGCAGTGTGCCGAGGACGAAGACCAGGACCGGCCAGCCGTTGAGGTGACCGTCGGAGCCGAGCTGCAGCGGCACGGTGGTCTGGGCGACGTCCGGGATGCGGGAGACGAAGCCGGAGTCGACCAGGCCGATCAGCATGATGAACAGGCCGATACCGATCGAGATGCCCTTGCGCAGCCCCAGCGGCACGGCGTTCATGACGCGCTCGCGCAGCCCGGTGGCGACCAGCAGCATCACGATGAAGCCGGCCAGCACGACCATGCCCATGGCGTCCGGCCAGGACATCCGCGGGGCGAGCTGGAGCGCGACGACCGTGTTCACACCGAGGCCGGCCGCCAGCGCGATCGGCACGTTGCCGATGACGCCCATGAGGAGGGTGGTGAAGGCCGCGGTCAGGGCGGTCGCGGTGACCAGCTGGCCGTTGTCCAGGTGGTGCCCGTACATGTCCTTCGCGCTGCCCAGGATGATCGGGTTCAGCACGATGATGTAGGCCATCGCGAAGAAGGTGGCGAGACCGCCGCGGATCTCGCGCGGGACGCTGGAACCGCGTTCGGAGATCTTGAAGTAGCGGTCGAGGGCGTTCCGCGCGGGCCGGGACTCCGGCTCCTGCGGGGCGGGGGCCTTGGTGGCGGCCGAGGTGGACATGCGGGTCCTCAAGCGTGCGGGGGGGGACGGGGAACATGATCGAGTCCGGCCGGCGGTCGATCGCCCACCAACGGGATCCCCGGTCACTGTTGGTGTTTCCTACGAATACAACTGGCCAGACTCGGACTGTTTCAGTATGAACATATGAATCGGAAATGGCTATCTCCGCGCGTAGACCGTTGAGGGACACCGGGAACACGGGTGCGAGCATCGGCCGGTCCGCGGCCTCGTAAGCTGTGCCCATGGCGAAGTGGACCCCCAAGCACGAGGCGCCGGAGCCCCTGGAGGGGCCCGTCGTCGCCACCATCACGGGCGGCACGATCCTCTGGTTCGTCCTCTTCCTGGTGCAGCTGCCGTTCTACGGCTGGTACGACGATCACGGGCACACCTGGTGGGTGTGGACCTGCCTGGCCGGCGCGGGCCTCGGCCTGATCGGCATCTGGTACGTCCGCAGGCGCGACGCCGCCATCAAACGGGCCGCGGCGGCCGGTACCGCGCCGTCGTCCACCGCCGCGGAGTAAGCGGCTCCGCCCAGCGTCCTCCGCCCTGCGGCCTCCAGACTCCGACCACGGCATCACGGCCCGCCGCCCCCCGTCCTCCCCTGGTCGGATCTTCGGGGCACTCGGCAGGTGAAGCCCCCCTTCCGCACGTACCGTCGAATGCATGACGCACATCGACGCGGGCGCGGAACTGGATCCGGTGCACCCCGTGCCTCTCCCCGCCCCCGGGCGGGCCAAGGGGCTGTCCGCCGCCGAAGTGGCCGAAAGGGTGGCGCGCGGCGAGGTGAACGACGTCCCGGTGCGCAGCAGCCGCTCACTGGGCGAGATCGTCCGCGCGAACGTCTTCACCCGGTTCAACGCGATCATCGGTGTGCTCTGGCTGATCATGCTGACCGTGGCTCCGTTCCAGGACAGCCTGTTCGGGTACGTGATCATCGCCAACACCGGGATCGGCATCATCCAGGAGTGGCGGGCCAAGAAGACCCTGGACTCGCTCGCGGTGATCGGCGAGGCGAAGCCGACGGTGCGCAGGGACGGGGTCGCCGCCGAGGTCAGCACCTCGCGGATCGTGCTCGGGGACGTGATCGAGATCGGCCCCGGGGACAAGATCGTCGTCGACGGCGCCTGTGTGGAGGCCGACGGCCTGGAGATCGACGAGTCGCTGCTCACGGGTGAGGCCGACCCCGTGATCAAACGCCGCGGCGACAAGGTGATGTCGGGCAGCTTCGTGGTGGCGGGCGGCGGCGCGTTCACCGCGACGAAGGTGGGCCGGGAGGCGTACGCGGCACAGCTCGCCGAGGAGGCGTCGCGGTTCACGCTCGTCCACTCCGAGCTGCGCAGCGGTATCTCCACGATCCTCAAGTACGTGACGTGGATGATGATCCCGACCGCGATCGGTCTGGTCATCAGCCAGCTCGTGGTCAAGCAGCACGGCTTCAAGGACTCCGTCGCGCGGACGGTCGGCGGGATCGTGCCGATGGTCCCCGAGGGCCTCGTCCTCCTCACCTCCGTCGCCTTCGCGATCGGCGTCATCCGGCTCGGCCGGAAACAGTGCCTCGTGCAGGAACTTCCGGCCATCGAGGGCCTCGCCCGCATCGACACCGTCTGTCTCGACAAGACCGGCACCCTCACCGAGGGCGGCATGGACGTCACCGAGCTGCGGTCGCTGGGAGGTGCCGACGAGTCGTACGTACGCAAGGTCCTCGGCGCGCTCGGCGAGTCCGACCCGCGGCCGAACCCCTCCCTCCAGGCGATCATCGCCGCCTACCCGGACAGCGAGGACTGGCGCTGCGTCGAGTCGCTGCCCTTCTCCTCCGCCCGCAAGTACAGCGGGGCGTCGTTCAGCGAGGGCAACGGCGAGTCCGGTACGTGGCTGCTCGGCGCCCCCGACGTGCTGCTGCCCGCCGGGGACCCGGCGCTCGCCGAGACCGATCGGCTGAACGAGGAGGGGCTGCGGGTCCTGCTGCTCAGCCGGGCCACCCGGGACCTCGACGATCCCGAGGTCAAGAAGGGCGCCCGGCCGACCGCGCTGGTCGTACTGGAGCAGCGGCTGCGCCCGGACGCGGCGGACATCCTGCGCTACTTCGCCGAGCAGGACGTCCGGGCGAAGGTCATCTCCGGCGACAACGCGGTCTCGGTCGGCGCGGTGGCCGGGAAGCTCGGTCTGAGCGGCGAGGTCGTGGACGCGCGCCGGCTTCCCGACGAGCGGGAGGAGATGGCGAAGTCACTGGACAAGGGCACGGTGTTCGGGCGCGTCACCCCGCAGCAGAAGCGCGACATGG
This window encodes:
- a CDS encoding ribbon-helix-helix protein, CopG family, with amino-acid sequence MGTSVLSLRIDGELLDRLRDHAAKRGMSVQDYVVRTLIRDDFDERFQTAVDETEKFYGVT
- a CDS encoding NCS2 family permease codes for the protein MSTSAATKAPAPQEPESRPARNALDRYFKISERGSSVPREIRGGLATFFAMAYIIVLNPIILGSAKDMYGHHLDNGQLVTATALTAAFTTLLMGVIGNVPIALAAGLGVNTVVALQLAPRMSWPDAMGMVVLAGFIVMLLVATGLRERVMNAVPLGLRKGISIGIGLFIMLIGLVDSGFVSRIPDVAQTTVPLQLGSDGHLNGWPVLVFVLGTLLTLALIVRKVPGAILISIVTMTVLAVIVNAVATIPSWGLTTPKWPGNPVATPDFGLVGKVSLFGGFDKVGVLTGILFVFTVLLSCFFDAMGTIMGVSDEAKLTDAQGNMPGINKVLFVDGIAVAAGGASSSSATTCFVESTAGVGEGARTGFANVVTGALFAVALFLTPIATMVPSQAATPALLAVGFLILSGSVREIDWADHTIAIPAFVTMVMMPFTYSITNGIGMGFITFVVLRLAAGRGRDIPVAMYLVSAVFAFYYLMPALGLT
- a CDS encoding DUF2530 domain-containing protein, which encodes MAKWTPKHEAPEPLEGPVVATITGGTILWFVLFLVQLPFYGWYDDHGHTWWVWTCLAGAGLGLIGIWYVRRRDAAIKRAAAAGTAPSSTAAE
- a CDS encoding HAD-IC family P-type ATPase, with translation MTHIDAGAELDPVHPVPLPAPGRAKGLSAAEVAERVARGEVNDVPVRSSRSLGEIVRANVFTRFNAIIGVLWLIMLTVAPFQDSLFGYVIIANTGIGIIQEWRAKKTLDSLAVIGEAKPTVRRDGVAAEVSTSRIVLGDVIEIGPGDKIVVDGACVEADGLEIDESLLTGEADPVIKRRGDKVMSGSFVVAGGGAFTATKVGREAYAAQLAEEASRFTLVHSELRSGISTILKYVTWMMIPTAIGLVISQLVVKQHGFKDSVARTVGGIVPMVPEGLVLLTSVAFAIGVIRLGRKQCLVQELPAIEGLARIDTVCLDKTGTLTEGGMDVTELRSLGGADESYVRKVLGALGESDPRPNPSLQAIIAAYPDSEDWRCVESLPFSSARKYSGASFSEGNGESGTWLLGAPDVLLPAGDPALAETDRLNEEGLRVLLLSRATRDLDDPEVKKGARPTALVVLEQRLRPDAADILRYFAEQDVRAKVISGDNAVSVGAVAGKLGLSGEVVDARRLPDEREEMAKSLDKGTVFGRVTPQQKRDMVGALQSRGHTVAMTGDGVNDVLALKDADIGVSMGSGSEATRAVAQIVLLNNSFSTLPSVVAEGRRVIGNITRVATLFLVKTVYSVLLAVLVVCWRVEYPFLPRHLTLLSTLTIGIPAFFLALAPNTERARPHFVRRVMRYSIPGGVVAGVATFVTYLVARHHYTGPDQLNAETSAATLTLFLISMWVLAIIARPYTWWRIVLVASMGLAFLVVLVVPALQHFFALKLVGAQMPWIAVGIAAVAAAALEFLWRWVDRRIPA